Genomic window (Pyrus communis chromosome 13, drPyrComm1.1, whole genome shotgun sequence):
AGCTCTACTACTTAGAGCTGACATCAAACAGTTCCCAAATGTTGACTCAAGCTCTTGCAATGGAAGGAAATCCTAGGGATAGGAATAAAGCTTCGGAGATTTGGTTATGGCATCGTCGACTTGGACATTCTTCGTTCGACTATCTGCGGAAGTTGTTTCCTAGCCTGTTTGGTAAGCAAGATATTTCTAACTTTAAATGTGGTGTTTGTGAAATGGCTAAAAGTCATCGTACTTCGTTTCCGCCTAGTTTGAATAAAAGTTCAATCCCGTTTATGATTATTcattctgatgtttggggaccatctaAAACTGCTACACTTGGTGGTGCTCAttggtttgttacttttattgatgactGCACGCGTATGACTTGGGTGTGTTtgatgaagtccaaaagtgaagTTACTTCTTTGTTTCAGCGGTTTTATAAAATGGTACAAGTACAATATAAGTCACAAATACAGGTTCTCAGAAGTGACAATGgcaacaaatatataaactTTGAAATTCGTGCCTTTCTTGATTATCATGGTATTGTTCATCAGACTACATATCTGtatactccacaacaaaatggtgttgcagAACACAAGAATCGTCAACTTCTAGAGGTTGTTCGTGCTTCTTTGATTGAGGCGCGTCTCCTGTTATCTTTTTGGGGAAAAGCTTTCACCTCAACTGCGTATCTCATAAATCATGTTCCATCCTGAGCAGTCGACTTTCAGACACCGCTCCAAACTCTTTCTTCATATGTTGATGCTCTTACAGTTCCTAATCTTCCACCTCATGTGTTTGGTTGTATGGCCTTCGTTCATCTTCATAAACAGTAGAGAAGTAAGCTTAAGCCTCAGGCCTTATGGTGTGTGTTTATGGGGTATGCCTCAAATCAAAAGGGGTATCGTTGTTATCACCCTCTGATGAAAAAATTGTTTGTCACTGTGGATGTTGCGTTTCATGAGAATGATATGTACTTTACCTATCTTGAGTCTTCACTTCAGGAGGAGAATCAGACAGAAGTTCAAACTCTTGATTATCATATTCCAAATATAGATAGTGTGAATGATTTGGATTTAAGTGGTGATATCTTGGAGACAAGTGGTGATCACTCACACGAGAACAATGATGTGAATGGATTGGAACTAAGTGGTGATGTCTTGGAGACAAATGGTGATCATTCACATGGAAACAATGTTGAAAACCTTGGAACTCACTGCCTGATGGCTCACTGCCAGTTTCCTCACCACTGGACAGTCATATGTCACTAGCTATCTCAAAGTCGATCTTGAGTCCCAATAACCATAATCAATCGTCTTCCATCCCGGatgcaccaccaccacattATCTCCCTGATCATGTCAACCGAGGTATTCCTAAACTTACTTATGAAGCCAACCTTAAATGCAAAACTAGGTATCCGATGAGTAAGCCCAACCCTGAGTCTAATGTGTTATACTCGTTAAATAACTATGTGTCTACTAGTCACCTGTCAGAATCAAATAAGTCATTTGTGCATCAATTATCTACTATATCTATTCCTAACAGTATGCAGGAGGCTTTAGCTGATCCACGTTGGCAATCAACAATGAATGAAGAATTGAAATCTTTGAAGAAGAATGCTACTTGGGAGATTACAGACTTGTCAGCCGGTAAGAAACCTGTGGGATGCAAATGGGTCTATACAGTGAAGTACAAAGTTGATAGGACGGTGGATCGCTTCAAGGCAAGACTAGTAGCAAAAGAATACACTaaaaaaatatggaattgattATATAGATACATTTGCCCCTGTAGCCAAGATCAATATAGTCCGTGTTTTGTTGTCCTTGGCTGCAAATCTTAATTGGCCATTACAACATTTCAATGTGAAGAATGCCTTCTTGCATGGGGACTTGACAGAAAAGATTTATATGGATCTTCCACCGGGATGTAATGCTccaaataaatacaaaagaaaaatgtgcAGGTTGAAGAAATCCTTATATGGTTTGAAGCAGTTCCCTCATgcatggtttggaagattcacaaAATCTATGAGAGCATTTGGCTACAAACAAAGTAAATCCAATCATACTCTGTTCCTGAAAAGATGAAATGGGAAACTTACTGCACTTATTGTGTATGTAAATGATATGGTGGTAACAGGTAATGAACCGGAAGAACGTGCAGCCTTGCAAAGATATTTGTCtacagaatttgagatgaaggaccttggatccttgaaatattttttggggATTGAGGTATCAAGAAGCAGTTTGAGAATTTTCTTATCACAGAGGAAGTATATTATTGATTTGTTGCACAAAACTGGCATGTCAGCTTGTTAACCAGTAGCTACACCTTTAGAGGAAGGATTGAAGCTTAGTGTTAATCCTAGTCAAGTAACTGTTGACAAAGGGAGATATCAAAGGTTAAAAGGTCGTTTAATGTACTTGGCACACACAAGACCGGACCTTGCTTATGCCTTAAGTGTAGTAAGTCAATACATGCATGATCCTGGAGAACAACatatgaatgcaatgatgagaATTTTGAGATATTTGAAAGGAAGTCCCAGCAAAGGAATTTTGTTTAAAAGGAATAATCATCTTAGAGTTGAAGGTTATACTAATGCAGATTGGGCGGGTTCGATTGACAATAGGCGCTCAACATCAAGTTACTTTACATTTGTTGGGGGTAACTTGGTTACATAGAGAAGTAAGAAACAGAATGTGGTTGCCCGTTCTAGTGCAGAAGCTGAATATAGCAGTATGGCTTTAGGGATTTGTGAAATTATGTGGCTTAGGCTCCTGCTTCGGGATTTAGGTATACTACATGATCAACCCATGAAATTATTTTATGATAATAAAGCTGCTCATGACATTGCACATAATCCAGTACAACATGATAGAACAAAGCACGTTGAAGTTGATCGGTTcttcatcaaagaaaaattagaagaaaaaataattgagCTACTGACAATAAGAACAGAGGATCAGTTGGCAGATATCCTCACGAAAGCTGTTCCAAGTCTTAAGTTTTCATGTTTCTTACACAAGTTGGGCATGAGTAACATATATgtaccaacttgagggggagtgttaactTTGCATTTTAGGTAGGATTCCTAATTGATATCAATTCCGTGTAATCTCCTGTAATCTCGTGTAAGTAGTTTTCTTCCTATTACATTAGGGTTGTACATCTTGTATAAATACTTCTCATTGAGAAGAATAAAATTATCattcaaagcattctcttctgtGGTTTTGATGCTCGTTTTCGGGTGCTACTTTGTTTCTTGGTTCCTTTACCAGTGGTAGGGTTTTTGAATCTCCTGCTGAGATGAGTATTAATTCCAGTAGTTCTTGATCTCATTGTCTATTCGACCGGGAGGTCTTCCGGTGATGAGAGACCAACGATTGCCGAGAAGGGCATGAAGCCCGAGAATAAGCTCCTTGACAGGTGTTATGTTGCCTCGCTTTATATCAGGTCGGAGATAGTTCATCCATCTCAGCTTGCAGCTCTTCCCACATCGAAGAAGACCTtcaatttcaacaaaaacaactcaTTAATATCACATGCAATTTATAAGACCAAATTAAACAGAAGACACTTCACTAAAATGTTATGAGTTATGAGTACTTGACAGAAAAAAAGATTAAAGTATTGTACCAGCATTTTTAGGTAAAGAACTCCAACGGCCTTCACCATGGGAGTTGATATACTGAATAAGCAAGTTGTCTTCTCTGGCAGTCCATGAACCTCGATGCAGTCCTACCCTTGAACATGGTGCTCTCCCCATGTTAAGCATAGTGTCTGCACAGAGACGCGTACTACTGCTTCAGTCTAGCCGAACACTCTCAAAGACGCACCACAGGCCACACTAGCTACCCTACCTTCCTTGGATAATATATTGGATTTTATAACTTGAGCACTATTGCGAACAATTTTTTTATGCGAAAACTAAGAAAACAATCcttaaaaattttagttttaatgaaaaaagataaataaaggtgtaagtgaatagtgctaggaaaggtaaaaatgtagtttttggttaaaactaaataatactggaagtgtttcattaaaacttccttttttttatttgccaT
Coding sequences:
- the LOC137712283 gene encoding transcription factor MYB1-like yields the protein MGRAPCSRVGLHRGSWTAREDNLLIQYINSHGEGRWSSLPKNAGLLRCGKSCKLRWMNYLRPDIKRGNITPVKELILGLHALLGNRWSLITGRPPGRIDNEIKNYWN